One Deltaproteobacteria bacterium genomic region harbors:
- a CDS encoding ribosome maturation factor RimP, producing MDRPAVTQRVWEVAEPLALAGGLELVDVQYRPEAGRVVLRLLLDRPEGGVTLDELGRVSRELGDLLDAHDAVPGRYHLECSSPGINRPLLREAHFHRALGERVRVQTRAPIGARRHFRGTLEAASAEEITLHDPDAGRIAIPLGAIDKAHIDHDFSRPAGPPHA from the coding sequence ATGGATCGGCCCGCGGTGACCCAGCGAGTCTGGGAGGTCGCGGAGCCCCTCGCGCTGGCGGGGGGCCTCGAACTCGTGGACGTGCAGTATCGCCCCGAAGCCGGCCGCGTCGTGCTGCGGCTCCTGCTCGACCGCCCCGAGGGCGGCGTGACGCTCGACGAGCTGGGGCGCGTGTCGCGGGAGCTCGGTGACCTGCTCGACGCGCACGACGCCGTCCCCGGGCGCTACCACCTCGAGTGCTCCTCGCCCGGCATCAACCGGCCGCTCCTGCGCGAGGCGCACTTCCACCGTGCGCTCGGCGAGCGCGTGCGGGTGCAGACGCGCGCGCCGATCGGCGCGCGCCGGCACTTCCGCGGCACGCTCGAGGCCGCATCGGCGGAGGAGATCACGCTCCACGATCCCGATGCCGGACGCATCGCCATCCCGCTCGGGGCGATCGACAAGGCCCACATCGACCACGACTTCAGCCGGCCCGCAGGGCCGCCGCACGCGTGA